In Planktothrix serta PCC 8927, one genomic interval encodes:
- a CDS encoding IS630 family transposase (programmed frameshift), translating into MPAPYSYDLRSKAIAAVKRGEKKIEVSRFFKISRNTLDLWLKKERETGDYQASRQVGVGTQPKIQELEKFKEFVKKNSDKTQKQMAQLWGCEATQQNISYACRKLGISRKKTYGYRERDEEKRREFLQKLEGIERSRKVYVDEAGFDNREDYPYGYSPIGERCYALKSGKRRERVSWLSALKEGKLLAPLTFEGSCNKDLFETWLKNCLLPVLEPGDIIIIDNASFHQGEYIKELVEEAGCKIWYLPPYSPDLNKIENWWAVLKTWMKQRLNEFQTVRECVDAAFRNCPNVCA; encoded by the exons ATGCCGGCACCTTATAGTTACGATTTACGCTCCAAGGCGATCGCAGCCGTGAAAAGAGGAGAAAAGAAAATAGAGGTAAGTCGTTTCTTTAAAATAAGTCGCAACACATTAGATCTGTGGCTGAAAAAAGAAAGAGAAACAGGAGACTATCAGGCTAGCCGACAGGTAGGAGTAGGAACTCAACCGAAAATTCAGGAGTTAGAAAAATTTAAAGAATTCGTGAAAAAAAATAGTGACAAGACTCAAAAACAAATGGCCCAATTATGGGGGTGTGAGGCGACGCAACAGAATATTAGTTATGCTTGTCGAAAACTGGGTATAAGTCGA AAAAAAACTTATGGGTATCGAGAAAGAGATGAAGAAAAAAGACGAGAATTTCTTCAAAAACTAGAGGGAATAGAAAGGAGCAGAAAAGTTTATGTAGATGAAGCGGGATTTGATAATAGAGAGGATTACCCGTATGGCTACAGCCCGATAGGGGAAAGATGTTATGCACTCAAGTCCGGTAAAAGAAGAGAAAGAGTCAGTTGGCTATCAGCATTGAAAGAAGGTAAATTATTGGCTCCTTTAACCTTTGAGGGGTCATGTAATAAAGATTTATTTGAAACCTGGTTAAAGAATTGTTTGCTGCCAGTGCTAGAACCAGGAGACATTATTATTATTGATAATGCCAGCTTTCATCAAGGGGAATATATCAAAGAACTCGTCGAAGAAGCCGGATGTAAAATTTGGTATTTGCCCCCATATTCTCCCGACTTGAACAAGATTGAAAACTGGTGGGCTGTTTTAAAGACATGGATGAAACAGAGATTAAACGAATTTCAAACCGTCAGAGAATGCGTGGATGCTGCATTTAGAAATTGTCCTAACGTATGCGCGTAG
- a CDS encoding sugar O-acetyltransferase — protein MENTPQTEQQKMLAGELYLASDPDLIQGRQRASKLTRLYNNTTEEQLEDRQKILLELFNKIGDNLYITPPFYCDYGCYIKLGNNVYMNSNCIILDCNWVEIGDNVLLAPNVQIYAAYHPIDPELRLSGQELAAPIKIGNNVWIGGGAIICPGVEIGDNTTIGAGSVVVNNIPERVVAVGNPCRVIRTLSLSP, from the coding sequence ATGGAAAATACACCCCAAACAGAACAACAAAAAATGCTGGCGGGAGAGTTGTATCTCGCCAGTGACCCTGATTTAATTCAGGGGCGTCAACGCGCTTCTAAACTGACTCGTTTATACAATAATACAACGGAAGAACAGTTAGAAGATCGTCAAAAAATTCTATTAGAATTATTCAATAAAATTGGGGATAATTTATATATTACTCCTCCTTTTTATTGCGATTATGGTTGTTATATTAAACTCGGAAATAATGTTTATATGAATTCTAATTGTATCATTTTAGATTGCAATTGGGTTGAAATTGGGGATAATGTTTTATTAGCGCCGAATGTTCAAATTTATGCGGCTTATCATCCGATTGATCCTGAATTACGCCTGAGCGGGCAAGAATTAGCAGCACCGATTAAAATTGGGAATAATGTTTGGATTGGAGGCGGTGCAATTATTTGTCCAGGGGTAGAAATTGGCGACAATACTACTATTGGTGCAGGGAGTGTTGTTGTTAATAATATTCCTGAACGAGTTGTTGCTGTGGGGAATCCTTGTCGCGTGATTCGGACGTTATCCCTCAGCCCGTAA
- a CDS encoding nSTAND1 domain-containing NTPase, with product MSDINPPKPVLGNTPSSSILFLNRCVEQIFVEILDPNTALFEPNAMILGDSYPEFKTILQQVRQSNYQHLLPTLIAGLQFTLGREAYENHDLESALYHYRRSLEYWPSALAQGNLDMLSMANRETLLPNQFIEQMGAVLFHLGLCFMTLAQSNTIAKDNENWQEAKKYFEQSLEIFEKVSRPDLVSKYIAELGDVLRHLEAWEDLQKVAQKAIQLHISYGSETQLAKDYGFLAEAALHESKWAHANQLAELALAIQGQSTYADPMSTAGVSNNSYFYLLAESKQELQQWKTTVNQLEEALRRTNVEQDPQGYLKILTTLHKLYFDQDLYTEASRLKEQKISIEYQYGLRAFIGVRSLQAQSTLNEEQRSIALEIQNSDRLKDVQVLFERIQNPENKLIILHGESGVGKSSLLNAGIVPMLLEKRSRDYQIARPILLRIYTDWLREPNPKTWNLSSVVNLLKQNDQNQIPTVLIFDQFEEFFVVCQELEQRLPFYEFLKESLLLTSITVLLCLRTDALHHLLECDRRTCLEDVIHSEILSKQVIYGLENFTLNQAKTLINNQIERAKFAMEPDLINLVLQDLTINIDQVRPIELQLIGTQLQTHEIHTLEQYGQLGEHPKQKLLEHFLDEIIRDCSSKNERMAIKILYALTNEQEHRPLKTSKELAEELDVEFNKIEPLLEVLVEEGLILHLPDIPDDRYQLTHDYLVALIRQQKGERLIAELELERDKAQRKIIEEKPNSFVNRALASVLRWINAD from the coding sequence ATGAGCGACATTAACCCCCCCAAACCTGTTCTCGGTAATACGCCCTCTTCATCCATTCTATTTCTCAATCGCTGTGTTGAGCAGATCTTTGTCGAGATTTTAGATCCCAATACGGCTCTATTTGAACCTAATGCGATGATTTTGGGAGACTCTTATCCTGAATTTAAAACGATTCTTCAGCAAGTTCGACAAAGTAACTATCAGCACTTATTACCTACATTAATCGCTGGATTACAATTTACCTTGGGTCGAGAAGCTTATGAGAATCATGACCTAGAATCGGCTCTCTATCATTATCGGCGCAGTTTAGAATATTGGCCGTCGGCTTTAGCCCAAGGCAATTTAGATATGCTATCCATGGCTAACCGAGAAACCCTTCTCCCGAATCAGTTTATTGAACAAATGGGTGCAGTTTTGTTTCATCTAGGGTTATGTTTTATGACCTTAGCCCAGTCTAATACAATAGCAAAAGACAACGAAAATTGGCAAGAAGCTAAAAAATATTTTGAGCAAAGTTTAGAAATTTTTGAAAAAGTCAGTCGCCCTGATTTAGTCTCTAAATATATTGCAGAATTAGGGGATGTTTTAAGACATTTAGAAGCCTGGGAAGACCTACAAAAAGTTGCCCAAAAAGCGATTCAGTTACATATTTCTTATGGCTCAGAAACCCAATTAGCCAAAGATTATGGCTTCTTGGCTGAAGCCGCTTTACATGAGTCAAAGTGGGCGCACGCGAATCAATTAGCGGAGTTAGCATTAGCAATTCAAGGCCAGTCCACCTATGCTGATCCGATGAGTACAGCCGGGGTATCTAATAATTCCTATTTTTATTTACTAGCAGAATCGAAACAGGAATTACAACAATGGAAAACCACTGTTAACCAACTGGAAGAGGCCCTGCGAAGAACAAATGTTGAACAAGATCCCCAAGGTTATTTAAAAATTCTAACAACCTTACATAAACTTTATTTTGATCAAGATTTATATACTGAAGCCTCGCGTTTAAAAGAACAAAAAATTTCTATTGAATATCAGTATGGGTTACGCGCATTTATTGGGGTGCGATCTTTACAAGCGCAATCTACACTGAATGAGGAGCAACGTTCTATCGCTCTGGAAATTCAAAATTCTGATCGGTTAAAGGATGTTCAAGTTTTATTTGAACGAATTCAAAATCCCGAAAATAAACTGATTATTCTTCATGGAGAATCAGGTGTTGGTAAAAGTTCATTACTGAATGCGGGAATCGTACCTATGCTGTTAGAAAAGCGTTCCCGTGACTATCAGATTGCTCGACCTATTTTACTCCGAATTTATACCGATTGGTTGCGCGAACCAAACCCAAAAACCTGGAACTTAAGTTCCGTTGTAAATTTACTCAAACAGAATGATCAAAATCAAATTCCAACGGTTTTAATTTTTGATCAGTTTGAAGAATTTTTTGTCGTTTGTCAGGAATTAGAACAAAGATTACCCTTTTATGAATTTTTAAAAGAAAGTTTGCTGCTGACTTCCATTACGGTTTTACTCTGTTTAAGAACAGATGCTTTACATCATTTATTAGAATGCGATCGCCGCACTTGTTTAGAAGATGTGATTCATTCTGAAATTCTTTCAAAACAAGTGATCTATGGATTAGAAAACTTTACCCTAAATCAAGCTAAAACACTAATTAACAACCAAATTGAACGGGCTAAATTTGCGATGGAACCTGATTTAATTAATCTAGTGCTTCAGGATTTAACTATTAATATTGATCAGGTGCGACCCATTGAATTACAACTCATTGGGACTCAATTACAAACCCATGAAATTCACACCCTAGAGCAATATGGACAGCTTGGAGAACACCCAAAACAAAAGCTGTTAGAGCATTTCTTAGATGAAATTATTCGAGATTGTAGTTCCAAAAATGAACGAATGGCGATTAAAATTTTATATGCTTTAACCAATGAACAAGAACATCGTCCTCTGAAAACAAGCAAAGAACTGGCGGAAGAATTAGATGTAGAATTTAATAAAATAGAACCTCTATTAGAAGTCTTGGTTGAAGAAGGGTTAATCTTACATCTCCCTGATATTCCTGATGATCGGTATCAACTGACTCATGATTATTTAGTGGCGTTGATTCGTCAGCAAAAAGGAGAACGATTAATTGCTGAGTTAGAATTAGAACGAGATAAAGCACAACGCAAAATTATTGAAGAGAAACCGAATAGTTTTGTCAATCGTGCGCTCGCCTCTGTTTTACGTTGGATTAATGCGGATTAA